The genomic segment ATTTACTTAATGTCAAGTGGGATTTCATGAAGGCACTTGACAATGTTTATctttgtttaataataaattagttattttcttatcaaatgaagtgaaaatgttataaaatatatatttaaatggtaatttataaagtaataaaaacaaCTATAAGCCatcatatattaataaagaaaaaagcatgtgttaatttatttacactacctctttatttatttttttttaatagctTCTTGTAAagtatcaatttttatttggataaataaatatttgatattaaacaataattttattttttgtttaaatttatcatatattttttatataaaaaaaaagatattaaattaactttgataataaaattttataataaacaaaaaagttttttttttattatttttttattttaagctTACCGTAatgtcttttaaaatttcctGGATCAATAGATGTTAAAGGATAGTATTTCCATCTAACCAATGATGGTGTCAATACCtgattactattattatctttttgatCTATACTTTTTTCTAAACCAGTTACagcataataatataattttttataaataaatttttgtagtCTACATAAATAGGAactattttcattttttttacttttacaatgttcttttttatttttttgtttaaatttaaacattattatgatataccataaaaaaaataatagatataaaataatgataaaataaactataagttaatatatcttataaataaaaatataaatatatcaaaaaggatgtaatataaaataacagtTTTACTAATCTTTTTCCTTACTAGGAgttgttatattatatatatatataagatcTATTACTCAAAATCTTCTCATTAGCATACCcattaatcttttttctcctcctatcatatatattttatatatctatttttgtaaatttatggatatatatatatattatttttgtcacaatataatttgtacttatggaaataattcaaagattacaaattatatcatatatcttaattatttttcatacaTATTACATttactattataaaatattatatataacaaaattttataaaataggagaattaaaaatccttaatttaatataaaaatgataaagaaagaagagaatttagatataaaaagaaatagtttaaattatacattatttgtcctattataaaaatagtaaaaatgaacattttcatttgaaagtttaataaaataatgtataaaaattaatttatatattttaaaataattttttactattgttatagaaaattgaatgtaaaaataaatatggcacagaaataaataaataaatatttctatctatatatataaacactgtttaatttttagtccattttataaaataaaaaggtttcatgtaaaaattacattataacaattacaagaaagaatatttttaaaaataataaaattacttggtaaataaaaagtaaatacttttattattctaaataagagaaaatagaaattttcattataatcATGATTAGGGAAAACAATAAAATCCTATATTCTAATAAGGATATTAAGAAGAGCTCTTAAAATTActtaactatatatataattaataatctCAAAATGTCCTAAAAGTCGTTATGAAATTTGTTAAagctttaaatatattttgtggtattaattttatatatatataattttaatattattatttatttcaaataatagtttatcaaattttaaaataaaaatagagatttttattattattataattttaatttttataaaataaaaacataccTCCATAAATTTTTCCTCCATAAATTGAATCACGATTACATAATTTATTAGGATTAGTATAATAAATTCCTTCAGATGGACAACAGCATGTAATAgtcatcttttaaaaaaaaatataaataattttttaaaataaaaaaaaaataatattcatgtattttgttatatactttaataattttttctcttaaaaataaattaaaccttaaaaatgaatattttataagatggtaaaaagaaaaatttaaagaaacgtataaaatataacaaataaaaaaaaaaagttaaagaaaataattattatttgaatatttataaaaaaggtGTACAATAATTTTCATGAAAAAGAGAAGTAATGACAAATACTTTGAATTATAGAAATAAGGAGACAGTTTAATGCTACGacaataaaagtaaataaaaatgtgtcgttattatagttaatatataacaaggtaacatttaattttttttaaggtaCTCTTaacatgtatatatatatataaatatatatattataataatatatttctatttatagtacagaaaaaaaaagagatgaTCTTTGTAGATTTAGACAAATATGGTGTAAGAAAactttttgaataatttaatgGATTATCCTAAGCTTAATACCTTATCTGGTCATCTTTCTTTAACTAATCATGTAACaatgattttataatataaatgaatttatgtatatagtaaaatgttttaataacttAATCATAAATAAACTATTAAATTATCCTCCTATGTTTCATGAGAATTAATTCATCCTGTTCAACCTCAAAATCATTGAAATCAACCTTTTAATTATAGctgtttattattattatggtCACAAAGCTTaaactatatattttctCAACCATATGGTTTTTAGAGGAGGCAACAATAATATGTATATGGTTATATTAGAAAAGAAAACAATACAAGCTTCAAAGCCTTATGCTTTATTCTTAACaaatatacataatataaagaatctatatttgaataaaaaagaaattataatgacatgaatgttaaaaaattctaacaatataaaaagatttaaacTCAAATTTatagatgataaaaaaaaataaaaggaaaaagaatcttaaaaatataaaggaATGTAAACTTGAACACatactaataatttttcactCCACTTAACtctttatttctttttctctCCCTCTTCACTACCCAATTAAtctccttttttttttgacaaaatttattttaccaaacattcctttttaaatcaaaaacagagcatattatttttctctcttttaaaatctttctatcattttttaattctccCCTTAAACTTAATCATTAAAggataattaaatatagtacaaaattttatcatacattttatttttttaacatttaagaAAGGCCGTgagaaatttaattaattataaacatatttatataattaaaaaaaaaagacggAAGTCAggaacaattattttataattaatcatataaaataaatcatttcaTAATTATGTAGATTTAAAATAACCTAATAAACTTTGGTTGTTGAAGCTTATAATCTTTCgattaaaaaatcatttcaTTAACTGGTagtttttgtatttattaaaataagagATTAAgaggaaaatattttttttgtttattaagtattatttaaatgtatgATAATATAGTATTTGCAagaaaaaaatcataaaaatattattcaattACACTTCataaagtattataaaataaaaattatttatcaaaaattaaatataccataacattttacaatatttttaactttttttttatttatttattgttgaCACTCCTTtctaacttttatttttcctCCTTTTCTgggtaataaaaaataaagaatgagtgatcaataaaaaaaaaagatgtatTGTGTCATCATTTTATTGCTTCacacaaaataaaaattatattacctttttataattcaattactatctcattaaaatattgtttgttatttagaatttaaatttgttttaacttttaaaggTGACAAAATACAatgcaaattttttttttctttccctcttatttttatatttaatttttttaatacaaaaaataaataagataaaataattattttggttaaaaaaaaatctattttataagaatatataatataactaggatatatttattttaaataatcattataaaaaagattaaataaatattttatagttataatatgtttaccttgataaaatattaattataattatatagtGAACAGTTCATTGATTATGTTATTGGCTTATATTGCATAATTAagtatctttattttattgttatgtATTAACACTTTAAATAGTATAATAAAGTAACTTACaagcatttttattattatttccatAGTTGATGGATCTTAAGAGTTAATTTAAACAATCATGAATTGTTCATCCATCTCAAAAAAGAAAGGAATAATAAGAGTGATAGAATATATCatagttaattttaaaaattgaacacatctattgtttaaaaattaatgaaaactCTTGAAGGAAGACAATATGTCTTGtcatttatcataaatacaCATATGTACTgatttaaatatgttttatatattttaaataaagttattaaaatatatatatacaatttatcttataaaaataatatctaactttttattaaagaaaaaaaataaaatataaatttttaattgttttttttatttatatttaaagttaacttataatttttttttataaaatatatagtgttaaaaatgaataacttttttttttttaaacataaataacaaatttatgataattaatatattttagattattttataaatctaTTTACTTTGTTCTATCTAAAGATagtcaaatattttaatgagtttgaattattacattcaatatgttttattatcctaaataataaattatcatctTCCTCAAGGTAATTGACATATGGTTtttacttaatatttttaatgtttatttaaataagaaaaagaaataaaaatgtgaTTAATGTtccaaatatatatatatattttaccttgatttaattattttaaatatttaaccaaaaaaaaaggaaaggaaatataagaatattaataaaatagaacttgaaaattttatgtaaattttttcttttttgttttggtgtcattttaaatattatatgtttataatataGTAGTACTATAAATTAACATCATAATATCAATTGCCatgaaactttaaaatagatttaaagtcaaatataaaatttgaaaattttaaattgacCAATTTATTGGTCCACATCCTTTTGGgaattataaaagatttaagGAGAACGATGGTGGGATGATATCAGAATGTCACAAAGATTTATTCTAAATATCAATagtttaaaaagaatttactatatatattatatacatttacatgtgattcataaatttttcaaattcaatattctttaaatatacaaatatatatcttttctaatacatataaatattacaataattatattttttttttgttatcatttaaaaatataaataaatataataaattttttttttacatatatacttatttaaataaaactaatttaaagttcatttttttttaaactaacatttttataaatgtatcaTTAATCTTATAcaaatttgatatattttatcatctaTTATTCTCTACATAGAGATAAAtatcttaaattatttttgatttctATTGTcaaaatacatataaaagggatataaaattaatgtttaaagTTATGTTGTCACTCATTAACTAAATCTTTTTAACTGAAATCTTTTTattcttcaatttttttaaagattctATTTTAGGTTGAcgatataattataaatatttaatagaaaatattttattaaaaaatttttatgagtattgttaataaaatttttaataatgaaaatgttttaaatattaaatatttctcaaaatttcttttaattttattaatttttaagtgtttaatttaacttatatatatgtttgataaaaaaaaactatataatgttgtcatttaataatataaaagaaaaaaaattttcatatcaatgttcaattttaattcatttgatgtttttaaacttctaaatttattataattttctcagtaagattttattttcataatacttaatattaaattattgtttttttttttcatacaaAAATTCAATGAGATACATTTGTAGGAAAGTAGTATCATATTTCTTGTATGTATCTTATTATCACAACAAATAGAGATAATGTTTTACAATATGACATCAACTAACCAATgatatcataatttttaaatagaattaaaaatttaaaaaacattttattttaaatttaacattacctattttaatatatattaaattttttgatacttaataaatataatctaATGCTAACAATTAATAgtggtaaatttttaagtgaCTCATCATGTGAATGAAGTCTTTTGaaattatgaataaaatttttaatgtatataactttttatttagttataattttagtaatattataGTGAGTATTTTTATGTACTCTTCTAAATAATACTTCAAAATTGATGAAGGTGATTTAATTAACAAAAGatttgattttatattaaaaattttaaatctttttaaattgtatttataaagtaatgtaaaaatattttcttctatatatttcagatgaaattttatagtttaatTGTAGTAGTACAAGTATTGTACctatttttttctacttcACTAACatataatgtaaaattttctGGATGGTTTGAGTGTGGTATTGGTTGCCGTTGTTCTGATAGAGGTGCTAATGGATTAACTACTCATCATGTTATTTGTAGCTGGAGAaaggtattttaaaaaaaattttatatatgttttatcttttttattttattagattgaaacacattttttaacatcattTCCTAATAAACATAATGTAAGTACAATGGAAATAACATGTCGAAGTCATAAATCAACGGGTCAATCATATGGTAAAAATGAAGGAATGTTTGAAGGATTTagaatgttaaattttttatctatatctAATTGTTGGTTAGGAAATTTACCATTAAACTATTTTTCATATCTTCCTTTACTTACAACTTTAAGATTAGAACATGCTAAAATAGATACTATTCATCcatctttatttaatacaatGCCAAATCTTATGGTACTTAGTTTGGCATATAATGAACTTAATAGTGTTCCTATTGCAATAAATTTTACCAAATCATTAATTAATCTTacattatcaaataatactATCAATTTAATACcagatttttttataaatttaaaaaatcttgaatttctttatatagaaaataataatattgttgaaGTAAGAACATCAAATTTACCTAATTCAAtcataacattatttttaagaggaaataaaataagaatatttGATCATCATCCTAAAAATCTACCAAAATTAGATACATTAGATTTaggaaaaaatgaaattgaatATATTAGTTCAAGATGGAAAAcaacaaattattttccaACAACTCTTAGAAAACTTTATTTAGATCAtaataagatttttaaaatcgaAGATGATAATCCATTTAGAGTTATGCGTAAACTTaactatattaaattaaagtaaGTTATCATCAATaagtatataattataatatttgttttagtAATAACTTACTTgagataattattaataaaaagttggCCTTTCATAATGAGGCTATAGTTTGGATGACTTTAGCTGGTAATCCATTGAAATGTCATTGTGAAAATGAATGGATTGTTACTcaacattataataatacgGTAAGTAGATTATAGTATTTAATActattataacaaataataatagtaaaataaaaatatattaatttttcataaatattataatataaatctttttttttttaattattatttctttagagtaaaataaaaataggaGATTTGGATGATGTAACATGTTCTGATATGTTAGTTCCTCAAATAAGatatagtattaaaaatgcatcaaatgataataatattttatgttcaTATGATCATATCTGTATTGAAGGTTGCCAATGTTGCATGTCACAAAAGCATTGTAATTGTTCATTAAATTGTCTACCTGATTGTGAATGttattatagtaaaaatataacaaaatatggaccagcatcaaataaaataaaatgtaaagaATTACGATTAGATAAAGTATCATTTTTACCTAATGGAGTTACAGaattacatttattaatgGATAAACATAGATCTAatggttttaaaaatataccaaaaatggaatatttaaaagttttaaatatgtCTGGTGGTAATATACTTACACTTGAAAGTATagatttaagaaaatttcCAAAATTAGAAACATTggatttatcaaataatgttATAGATTCATTAATTGAGACTAATTATGATAATCTgggaaatattaaaaatcttaaTTTAGCAAATAATTTCCTCAAACAGATTAatgatacttttttaaaatatgttacaAATAATCTAGAGAAAGTATGGTTATCAGGAAATGGAACACGTTACAGATGTGATtgtaatgatattaataaaatgaattatcAAATATGGTTAGAAAGTTATTCTAATAGTAGAAAAGTTATggatttagaaaatatattatgtagTAATACTATAAGTAgctataatttaaatatgacACAGTTTTTACCTTCATAccctaataataatatatgtttaaatgaaaaaacaaCAACAAATAGAGTGGCAATTACAACACATGAAAGTAGTATAagtacattaaaaataaatgataccGGAAACATCAAAAGAGAAGAAGAtcataaaattgaaaaatggaataatgataaaaaagatgGTAATAATTTCTCAAGATATGATGTACCGTTAGTTACTGATTACCCTTCTACTAAAAAGGTATTTGGTCCTGACATAtcagataaaaaaatagaagatATAACAAATTGGGTTGGTATGAAACAGTTATTGAGTCTTTTAATTATAGctggtatattttttttattaaatgtaattttttacattattgtATGCTATACTGCCaggtaattttaataatatttttttttgaataaattatttctttttttaataaaagaaatagtaTTTTTAGAGATATACCTTTTAGAACACGTAATCATGAAGAAAATGGTACTAGAGGCCCAAATCCTGAATCAGTTCCTTTAAGAAGTATGATATAAAGATACTACACATAATCgggttttttttaatatatatttttttttaaaaaaaatttttaataaaattaattaaatattttttatgctttataaaattacatttttttttaaaatatatattttaattgaaatgataaaaaaaaattattaaaatttattaaaatgaaaaaaagataaaaaaatttttacaatatactttattatatattatatattttattttattaaaaactaatatttgattaatttttcaagGTTTACTTTATGAGacgtaaaatattttaataaggTATTAGCATTTATTTTGTCTACAAATATgtactataaaataatacatcaTCTTTATTCTTTTGACACAAAAATAGTCGATCATAAAACTAGAtacatattaaattataaagatgcagtttttttatttacctttttcttatcatatacaaataaagttaaaagtaaaacaaaaaatttttttttctatttatttaattaattttatagtcATACATATgtctattaaatatatatttttttaatcattttaatttgttttaaataaaatgttttaatgaaatatactatatcatatttattacatttaaattatcagaagtgtaacattttaatggtttttttattattttactttaaaatatatgtttgctagaatatatttaatttatacatatGGTCTTCttagtatttttaatttaaaatttttctacatAAATTATGTAACCAGAAATATTTCTCTAATTTTGaaatagatatataattttttaaattattttttaaattaaaattaacttctttacatcattataaaaatataaaaaataattttaaaaaaatctaattatatattatattagcaataaaattaaaagtgttaattaatttttacttttattaataaaaaatttgaacaacataaaataaaaaaaaaaattaaatgatatactAATTTACATtagtttaattatttttacaattatataaaatatattataataattcaatttattgaaaacaacagtttactataatattaattttaataatatattcttattttttttttctgttcatagatcattttatattaaaatacacATTCATAGTTGCATGAGAATCCTCAAAAATCTAATTGATACTTctggaatatttttataatacctACTAATATGTGGAGTTCTTGGCATATTtccataattttaaagatttttgaGGAGAATACAAGTTTAAAGGATTCATAGAAATAATTGGAAGTGGATTACAAGTATTAATaggttttaataataaacttatttCTCCATCATCAAATGTTCTTGGGCATTCATAAGGAATGTCATTTTCTGGTATTTCAATTGTTAATGGTACATTAATTGGTAATGGTGGTGtccaaaataatttttgattttgcACTGCTATAGTAATAATTAGAATAATTACACAAATAAGTGTACTAGCAAAAGGTTGATTAGAATtcatattttcataaaaaaatgaacagtgctaaaaatttaaaagtgaATGAAACATGCAAAtgaaaagtttatttatactATGCACCTTTCTTCATAATTTACTTACAACTAGTTATCAAGCCGtgtgtatatttatattaaaaaattgaagaCTAGCTAGAAGCATTTACTCTCGTTTTTCCTGTGTTTGTCTAATCATCAACAAGTCTTATTCTTCAGTTAGAAAggaaatcaaaaaaaaaaagatgttataaaaaatagaatgcttatgttaaaagttaaatagtaaaaaagataattttattctttcttTTATGCGTAAACTTTCAACTATATCATTctctttttcattttcacacatattcactttttttttatcctcAAAAGAAACTCAAAAgacattaaatatatatgttcattttatgatattttatattatactcttttatatttactttgtctttaaattaactaaaaGTTTCATAGcctcatttttttttaattattatatataattaaatccTTACAAATTCATATaccttatttattttaactaaacaattatttgaataaaataaaatttaaaatattttaaaatgattaatgataaaagttaatgtctaatgaataattaatagaaaaaataaaattcactacatattacaaaattatttttataatatttattaatttaaaaaatatgtacatatattaatattaagaaaaattattaaaatgtattttttcaaaaaagtgtactttttacaaaaaaaaaaaaactgattaattttattataaaaatatatttatatttttatataaaaaaattatttttttttaatatctaatAACGGATATTAAAAGCGACAATAATacagtaaaaaaataattaaatattttttaatcttaatcttaaaattaaatgcagccttaaaaatatacttttatattatgtgaaaaaaactatttgtatatatgttgtttatatataaaagactTTCTAAAAAGTGTAAAATAAGTGATAAGAAAtgctttaaattttaaaataaaaaataattttttttctagataaaaatttatttatttgttgtttaaaataactaaaaatttagaaattaaaTCCGATGgtataattagaaaaattactAAAAGAACGATTAAagaacatatatatatatccttttttttttgataaaacaatgttatattatggaatattatattattattaagaaacgttaaggatatatttttaaaaattaaaaaataaattgtttagcTATCAGAGAACAACTTTTTTCTTACTATATTTAGtgtaaaaatttcaatttagGTTAcgtacatttttaaaaatatatataaactttatcCTATTATAAGTAAACATCATTAAACTAAAACATTTTAGccttttaaatgatatattttaaaatttttggtaATCTACTAAAGAacatttatcataaaaaaaaaaaatttttattcatcctaaaatatacttatttttttttatacctaaaaaaaattttattttttaaagtacaatttcttaaaaaaattattaaaattttgttattctggaaaaataaaagaatgtaatagtaaaaatattataacaatagattctttttttttttaaaaaaaaagatatttgaGTAGTAgtaaaatgtataattttatttatttatttattaagtttaagttatattttctaacttactaattaaatgttaatgaatttaaaaaatttattataaaagagtataaaaaatagaaGAGTGGATAATTAATATGGAGAAGATGGCATATAAGTGAGGTCATGTGTGATAAAACtattttgaattttaaataaaagcttagataaagtaattttattttaaattattttaatctttaatataattttaaaataatagttaatGATTAAAGTGCTTTTgtatatctttaaatttctaaaaataattaatgaagtaaattacatatttataagttaaaaaatgattgtgTTTGAATTTATGAaa from the Strongyloides ratti genome assembly S_ratti_ED321, chromosome : X genome contains:
- a CDS encoding Leucine-rich repeat and Leucine-rich repeat, typical subtype-containing protein, translating into MKFYSLIVVVQVLYLFFSTSLTYNVKFSGWFECGIGCRCSDRGANGLTTHHVICSWRKIETHFLTSFPNKHNVSTMEITCRSHKSTGQSYGKNEGMFEGFRMLNFLSISNCWLGNLPLNYFSYLPLLTTLRLEHAKIDTIHPSLFNTMPNLMVLSLAYNELNSVPIAINFTKSLINLTLSNNTINLIPDFFINLKNLEFLYIENNNIVEVRTSNLPNSIITLFLRGNKIRIFDHHPKNLPKLDTLDLGKNEIEYISSRWKTTNYFPTTLRKLYLDHNKIFKIEDDNPFRVMRKLNYIKLNNNLLEIIINKKLAFHNEAIVWMTLAGNPLKCHCENEWIVTQHYNNTSKIKIGDLDDVTCSDMLVPQIRYSIKNASNDNNILCSYDHICIEGCQCCMSQKHCNCSLNCLPDCECYYSKNITKYGPASNKIKCKELRLDKVSFLPNGVTELHLLMDKHRSNGFKNIPKMEYLKVLNMSGGNILTLESIDLRKFPKLETLDLSNNVIDSLIETNYDNLGNIKNLNLANNFLKQINDTFLKYVTNNLEKVWLSGNGTRYRCDCNDINKMNYQIWLESYSNSRKVMDLENILCSNTISSYNLNMTQFLPSYPNNNICLNEKTTTNRVAITTHESSISTLKINDTGNIKREEDHKIEKWNNDKKDGNNFSRYDVPLVTDYPSTKKVFGPDISDKKIEDITNWVGMKQLLSLLIIAGIFFLLNVIFYIIVCYTARNSIFRDIPFRTRNHEENGTRGPNPESVPLRSMI